One genomic window of Streptomyces sp. NBC_01498 includes the following:
- a CDS encoding GNAT family N-acetyltransferase — protein sequence MLRGGKVGLRARHDDDIPVLEAELHGDVANASRAAAGPWRPITPGSKHAQFVVDDTEEGSIPFSVVESAGGTLIGAATLWGIDTHNRSAHLGLGLLPASRGKGYGTDVVAVLCHYGFVVRGLHRLQIDTLSDNTPMMRSAERNGFVREGVLRSSAWVMGEFLDEVLLGLLARDWKP from the coding sequence ATGCTACGCGGCGGCAAGGTCGGGCTCAGGGCCCGGCACGACGACGACATTCCGGTCCTTGAGGCCGAGCTCCACGGCGACGTGGCCAACGCCTCGCGGGCCGCCGCCGGGCCGTGGCGGCCGATCACACCCGGTTCCAAGCACGCGCAGTTCGTGGTGGACGACACGGAGGAAGGGAGCATCCCCTTCTCCGTGGTGGAGTCGGCCGGCGGCACGCTGATCGGCGCGGCGACCCTGTGGGGCATCGACACCCACAACCGGTCGGCGCACCTCGGACTGGGACTGCTGCCGGCCTCGCGCGGCAAGGGCTACGGCACCGACGTCGTCGCGGTGCTGTGCCACTACGGGTTCGTCGTACGAGGGCTGCACCGGCTCCAGATCGACACGCTCTCGGACAACACCCCGATGATGCGCTCCGCCGAACGCAACGGCTTCGTCCGCGAGGGCGTGCTGCGCTCCTCGGCCTGGGTGATGGGCGAGTTCCTGGACGAGGTACTGCTCGGGCTGCTCGCGCGGGACTGGAAGCCGTAG
- a CDS encoding RNA polymerase sigma factor SigF: MSPRLDDSRTHDAPSAIPSPTAEAGATPAPRPGPGPGPAPAPAPAPAPALPALDDLREFPPFDEMGAVDARALSRTLFGRLEDLEEGGHAHAYVRNTLVELNLALVKFAASRFRSRSEPMEDIVQVGTIGLIKAIDRFELSRGVEFPTFAMPTIIGEIKRFFRDTSWSVRVPRRLQELRLELARAGDELSQSLDRAPTVAELADRLGITHDEVVEGMAASNAYTASSLDAQSDDDGPEGLLSDRIGYEDHGLEGIEYVESLKPLIAELPARDRTILSLRFFANMTQSEIGEELGISQMHVSRLLSRTLVRLRKGLTVEE; this comes from the coding sequence ATGTCACCCCGGCTCGACGACTCGCGTACCCATGACGCGCCGTCGGCAATCCCGTCCCCCACCGCCGAGGCCGGTGCCACACCCGCCCCCCGACCCGGACCCGGACCCGGACCCGCACCCGCACCCGCACCCGCACCCGCACCCGCACTCCCGGCGCTCGACGACCTGCGGGAGTTCCCGCCCTTCGACGAGATGGGCGCGGTGGACGCCCGCGCCCTGTCCAGAACGCTGTTCGGACGCCTCGAAGACCTGGAAGAGGGCGGCCACGCACACGCGTATGTACGGAACACCCTGGTCGAGCTGAACCTCGCCCTGGTCAAGTTCGCCGCCTCCCGGTTCCGTTCGCGCAGCGAGCCCATGGAGGACATCGTCCAGGTCGGCACGATCGGCCTGATCAAGGCGATCGACCGGTTCGAGCTCAGCAGGGGCGTCGAGTTCCCCACCTTCGCGATGCCGACGATCATCGGCGAGATCAAGCGCTTCTTCCGCGACACGTCGTGGTCGGTGCGGGTACCGCGACGGCTCCAGGAACTCCGCCTCGAACTGGCCAGGGCGGGCGACGAGTTGTCCCAGTCGCTGGACCGCGCCCCGACGGTCGCCGAACTGGCCGACAGGCTCGGCATCACCCACGACGAGGTCGTGGAGGGGATGGCGGCGAGCAACGCGTACACCGCGAGTTCGCTGGACGCGCAGTCGGACGACGACGGCCCGGAGGGGTTGCTGTCCGACCGCATCGGCTACGAGGACCACGGGCTCGAAGGCATCGAGTACGTCGAGTCCCTGAAGCCCCTGATCGCCGAACTCCCGGCACGCGACCGCACCATCCTGTCGCTGCGCTTCTTCGCGAACATGACGCAGTCGGAGATCGGCGAGGAACTGGGCATCTCCCAGATGCACGTGTCCCGCCTGCTGTCCCGCACCCTGGTCCGGCTGCGGAAGGGCCTCACGGTCGAGGAGTGA
- a CDS encoding STAS domain-containing protein gives MDRQTVGSTNRGRLQVEVRTEGRSEVVTAAGELDHHTAELLRVPLEEAIDRGRTRLVVDCAQLEFCDSTGLNVLLGARLKAEAADGAVHLAGMQPVVARVFEITGADAVFTVHESLEAALAE, from the coding sequence ATGGACCGCCAGACGGTCGGCAGCACGAACCGGGGCCGGCTTCAGGTCGAGGTTCGCACCGAGGGCCGGAGCGAGGTCGTGACAGCGGCGGGTGAGCTTGATCACCACACCGCCGAACTGTTGCGCGTACCCCTGGAAGAAGCGATCGACCGGGGGCGTACCCGCCTCGTGGTCGACTGCGCGCAGCTCGAATTCTGTGACTCGACCGGGCTGAACGTCCTGCTCGGGGCCCGTCTGAAGGCCGAGGCGGCCGACGGGGCCGTGCATCTGGCCGGGATGCAGCCGGTGGTCGCGCGCGTCTTCGAGATCACCGGGGCCGACGCCGTCTTCACCGTGCACGAGTCGCTGGAAGCAGCTCTTGCCGAGTGA
- a CDS encoding ATP-binding protein — MSTTRQFPPGDFGSEPDGASTPSAGSESRVRTLALGSASGIVPMARDFTRQALYDWGWLPAETADRRAAAEDVLLVVSELVTNACLHAEGPEALRVSSDTKVLRLEVTDRGGGQPAPRTPHRSGRPGGHGMFIVQRLCLDWGVSRTPGAPGKTVWAVLAAPEQ, encoded by the coding sequence ATGAGCACCACCCGGCAGTTTCCGCCGGGCGACTTCGGCTCCGAGCCGGACGGCGCGAGTACCCCCTCCGCCGGGTCCGAAAGCCGGGTACGCACCCTGGCGTTGGGCAGCGCCAGTGGCATCGTCCCGATGGCTCGCGACTTCACCCGCCAGGCGCTCTACGACTGGGGCTGGCTGCCGGCCGAGACCGCCGACCGCCGCGCCGCCGCCGAGGACGTCCTGCTCGTCGTCTCCGAGCTGGTCACCAACGCCTGTCTGCACGCCGAGGGCCCCGAGGCGCTGCGGGTCTCCTCCGACACCAAGGTCCTGCGCCTCGAAGTCACCGACCGGGGCGGCGGCCAGCCCGCGCCCCGTACCCCGCACCGCTCCGGGCGGCCCGGCGGGCACGGGATGTTCATCGTGCAGCGGCTCTGTCTGGACTGGGGGGTGTCCCGTACGCCGGGAGCTCCCGGCAAGACGGTCTGGGCGGTCCTGGCGGCTCCCGAGCAGTAG
- a CDS encoding peptide MFS transporter, whose translation MASSLTKDSPDLPERPPGSGTGPGTTPEKTFFGHPRGLATLFMTEMWERFSFYGMRALLTLYLLSGGPDASTGLQGGGLGLTLATTTAVYSIYLSMVYLLAMPGGWLGDRVWGPRRTVTVAACTIMAGHLTLALPGAGTFFAGLALVAVGSGLLKANISTMVGQLYDGPDDPRRDGGFTLFYMGINIGAFFAPLVIGTVGETYSWHLGFALAALGMGLGLLQFLLGTKHLSPESGRVPTPLSREERARWLTRGLSWLLAVSVFYGVVVFTGAFTLNWAMVPLTLAGVAIPAGVLIRMKRDPDLSPAERARMSAYIWFFVAAAVFWMIYDQGGSTVQAFGTTKTAHQVFGIGFPTSWYQSLNPVFIMALAPVAAWCWLWLNRRGREPGTAVKFAAGLALVGVSFFFFLIPLVLAADGVAVSPVWLVGVYLIQTVGELCVSPVGLSVTTKMAPAKYAGRMMGVWFLAVTAGGSVTGMLAIAGVGLSRTGVVAVEAALATLAGFAMFMYRGKVRALMGEVR comes from the coding sequence ATGGCGTCCAGCCTGACCAAGGACTCCCCCGACCTGCCCGAGCGTCCCCCCGGCTCCGGCACCGGCCCCGGCACCACCCCCGAGAAGACCTTCTTCGGGCATCCGCGCGGACTGGCCACGCTCTTCATGACGGAGATGTGGGAACGCTTCAGCTTCTACGGCATGCGGGCGCTGCTCACCCTCTATCTGCTCTCCGGCGGCCCCGACGCGTCGACGGGCCTCCAGGGAGGCGGGCTGGGGCTGACCCTGGCCACCACCACGGCGGTCTACTCGATCTATCTGTCGATGGTGTATCTGCTGGCCATGCCCGGCGGCTGGCTCGGCGACCGGGTCTGGGGCCCGCGCCGTACGGTCACCGTCGCGGCCTGCACGATCATGGCGGGCCATCTGACGCTCGCGCTGCCGGGCGCCGGGACCTTCTTCGCCGGTCTCGCGCTGGTGGCGGTCGGCTCGGGGCTGCTGAAGGCCAACATCTCCACGATGGTCGGCCAGCTCTACGACGGCCCGGACGACCCGCGCCGCGACGGCGGCTTCACCCTCTTCTACATGGGCATCAACATCGGTGCCTTCTTCGCGCCGCTGGTCATCGGCACCGTCGGTGAGACGTACAGCTGGCACCTCGGTTTCGCGCTCGCGGCCCTCGGCATGGGGCTCGGTCTGCTCCAGTTCCTGCTCGGTACGAAGCATCTGTCCCCCGAGAGCGGCCGGGTCCCGACCCCGCTGTCGCGCGAGGAGCGGGCGCGCTGGCTGACGAGGGGCCTGAGCTGGCTGCTGGCCGTCTCGGTCTTCTACGGGGTCGTCGTCTTCACCGGCGCGTTCACCCTGAACTGGGCGATGGTCCCCCTGACCCTCGCGGGAGTGGCCATCCCGGCGGGGGTGCTGATCCGGATGAAGCGCGACCCGGACCTGTCACCGGCCGAGCGGGCGAGGATGTCCGCGTACATCTGGTTCTTCGTGGCCGCGGCGGTCTTCTGGATGATCTACGACCAGGGCGGCTCGACGGTCCAGGCGTTCGGTACGACGAAGACGGCGCACCAGGTCTTCGGGATCGGTTTCCCGACGTCCTGGTACCAGTCGCTGAACCCGGTGTTCATCATGGCGCTGGCCCCGGTGGCCGCCTGGTGCTGGCTGTGGCTGAACCGGCGGGGCAGGGAGCCGGGCACGGCCGTGAAGTTCGCGGCGGGGCTGGCGCTCGTCGGCGTCTCGTTCTTCTTCTTCCTGATCCCGCTGGTCCTGGCGGCGGACGGGGTCGCGGTCAGCCCGGTCTGGCTGGTCGGCGTCTATCTGATCCAGACCGTGGGCGAGCTGTGCGTCTCACCGGTCGGCCTGTCCGTGACCACGAAGATGGCTCCGGCCAAGTACGCCGGCCGGATGATGGGCGTGTGGTTCCTCGCGGTGACGGCGGGCGGCTCGGTGACGGGGATGCTCGCGATCGCCGGGGTCGGACTGAGCCGTACGGGGGTGGTCGCCGTGGAGGCGGCGCTGGCCACACTCGCGGGCTTCGCGATGTTCATGTACCGGGGGAAGGTGCGGGCGCTGATGGGTGAGGTGCGCTGA
- a CDS encoding response regulator transcription factor produces MTRVLLAEDDASISEPLARALRREGYEVEVREDGPSALEAGLQGGVDLVVLDLGLPGMDGLEVARRLRAEGHSVPLLVLTARADEVDTVVGLDAGADDYVTKPFRLAELLARVRALLRRGASEPAASPTTHGVRIDVESHRAWMGEEELQLTAKEFDLLRVLVRDAGRVVTRDQLMREVWDTTWWSSTKTLDMHISWLRKKLGDDAANPRYIATVRGVGFRFEKS; encoded by the coding sequence ATGACCCGTGTACTGCTCGCCGAGGACGACGCGTCCATCTCGGAGCCCCTGGCCCGCGCCCTGCGCAGGGAGGGGTACGAGGTGGAGGTACGCGAAGACGGTCCCTCCGCGCTCGAAGCCGGACTCCAGGGCGGAGTGGACCTGGTCGTGCTCGACCTCGGACTGCCCGGCATGGACGGCCTCGAAGTGGCCCGCAGGCTCCGCGCCGAAGGCCACTCCGTGCCCCTGCTGGTGCTGACGGCCCGCGCCGACGAGGTGGACACGGTGGTCGGCCTCGACGCCGGCGCCGACGACTACGTCACCAAGCCCTTCCGGCTGGCGGAACTGCTCGCCCGCGTACGGGCGCTGCTCCGGCGCGGCGCGAGCGAACCGGCCGCCTCGCCCACCACGCACGGCGTCCGTATCGACGTCGAGTCGCACCGGGCCTGGATGGGCGAGGAGGAACTCCAGCTCACCGCCAAGGAGTTCGACCTGCTGCGGGTCCTCGTCCGGGACGCGGGCCGGGTCGTCACCCGCGACCAGCTGATGCGGGAGGTCTGGGACACCACCTGGTGGTCGTCCACGAAGACCCTGGACATGCACATCTCCTGGCTGCGCAAGAAACTCGGCGACGACGCCGCGAATCCCCGGTACATCGCGACCGTCCGGGGCGTCGGGTTCCGCTTCGAGAAGAGCTGA
- a CDS encoding ATP-binding protein: MRRRLINSTLAVVLVVIGVFGFSLVIVESRTISASAQESVDLEAVRLVSIVDSRLIGGERVTEAILREQIDGGRYARVEIPGRPTVEIGERPEGDVIRGSADGEQNETVTVEESSAAVTDELGRTLLIIGAVALLAVIAAVLLAVRQANKLASPLTDLAETAERLGSGDPRPRHKRYGVPELDRVADVLDASAERIARMLTAERRLAADASHQLRTPLTALSMRLEEISTTDDPDTVKDEATIALTQVERLTDVVERLLTNSRDVRTGSAIVFDLDDVVRQQIEEWRPAYRSAGRAIVCSGTQHMRAVGTPGAVAQVLAALIENSLMHGGGTVALRNRITGNQAVIEVTDEGPGVPPDLGARIFERAISGHNSTGIGLAVARDLAEADGGRLELLQQQPPVFALFLSREVREREEPRRTVR, translated from the coding sequence GTGCGCCGTCGTCTGATCAACTCCACACTCGCCGTGGTCCTCGTCGTCATCGGGGTCTTCGGGTTCTCGCTCGTCATCGTGGAGAGCCGCACCATCAGCGCCAGCGCCCAGGAGAGCGTGGACCTGGAGGCCGTACGGCTGGTCAGCATCGTGGACAGCCGGCTGATCGGCGGCGAGCGCGTCACCGAGGCGATCCTGCGGGAGCAGATCGACGGCGGACGGTACGCCAGGGTCGAGATCCCCGGCCGCCCGACCGTCGAGATCGGCGAGCGCCCCGAGGGCGACGTCATCCGGGGCAGCGCGGACGGTGAACAGAACGAGACCGTCACCGTCGAGGAGTCCAGCGCCGCCGTCACCGACGAACTCGGCCGCACCCTCCTGATCATCGGCGCCGTCGCGCTGCTCGCCGTCATCGCCGCCGTCCTGCTCGCCGTACGCCAGGCCAACAAGCTCGCCTCCCCGCTCACCGACCTCGCCGAGACCGCCGAACGCCTCGGCTCCGGCGACCCGCGCCCCCGCCACAAGCGGTACGGCGTGCCCGAACTCGACCGGGTCGCGGACGTCCTCGACGCCAGCGCCGAGCGGATCGCCCGGATGCTCACCGCCGAGCGCCGGCTCGCCGCCGACGCCTCCCACCAGCTCCGTACGCCGCTGACCGCGCTCTCCATGCGGCTGGAGGAGATCTCCACCACCGACGACCCCGACACGGTCAAGGACGAGGCGACGATCGCGCTCACCCAGGTCGAGCGGCTCACCGACGTCGTGGAGCGGCTGCTCACCAACTCGCGCGACGTACGCACCGGCTCGGCCATCGTCTTCGACCTGGACGACGTCGTACGGCAGCAGATCGAGGAGTGGCGCCCCGCCTACCGCAGCGCCGGGCGGGCGATCGTCTGCTCCGGTACCCAGCACATGCGGGCGGTGGGCACCCCCGGCGCGGTCGCCCAGGTCCTCGCCGCGCTCATCGAGAACTCGCTCATGCACGGCGGCGGCACGGTCGCCCTGCGCAACCGGATCACCGGCAACCAGGCGGTGATCGAGGTGACGGACGAGGGGCCCGGCGTGCCGCCGGACCTCGGGGCGCGGATCTTCGAGCGCGCCATCAGCGGGCACAACTCCACGGGCATCGGACTCGCCGTCGCCCGCGACCTCGCGGAGGCGGACGGCGGGCGGCTGGAACTGCTCCAGCAGCAGCCGCCGGTCTTCGCGCTGTTCCTCAGCCGTGAGGTGCGGGAGCGCGAGGAGCCGAGGCGGACCGTCAGATGA
- a CDS encoding GtrA family protein — translation MTAAPAQRGALRERLSLLAREIAKFGTVGGVGLLVNLAVFNLVRHTTDLQVVRASVLATVVAIACNYVGFRHFAYRDRDKSRRTKELTLFLLFSAVGLVIENGVLYTATYGFGWDGPLRSNVFKFLGIGVATLFRFWSYRTWVFRRLQPEPDREPEPTAAGRVI, via the coding sequence ATGACTGCCGCGCCTGCGCAGCGAGGGGCCCTGCGGGAACGGCTGTCCCTGCTCGCCCGCGAGATCGCCAAGTTCGGCACGGTCGGGGGCGTGGGGCTCCTGGTCAATCTGGCCGTCTTCAACCTCGTACGGCACACCACCGACCTCCAGGTGGTGCGGGCGAGCGTCCTGGCCACCGTCGTCGCGATCGCCTGCAACTACGTGGGCTTCCGCCACTTCGCGTACCGGGACCGGGACAAGAGCCGCCGTACCAAGGAACTGACGCTGTTCCTGCTGTTCAGCGCGGTCGGGCTGGTCATCGAGAACGGGGTGCTCTACACCGCGACGTACGGGTTCGGCTGGGACGGGCCGCTGCGGAGCAACGTGTTCAAGTTCCTCGGCATCGGCGTGGCGACGCTGTTCCGCTTCTGGTCGTACCGCACCTGGGTGTTCCGCAGGCTTCAGCCGGAACCGGACCGGGAGCCCGAGCCGACCGCCGCCGGCCGGGTCATCTGA